In a genomic window of Cardiocondyla obscurior isolate alpha-2009 linkage group LG08, Cobs3.1, whole genome shotgun sequence:
- the LOC139104718 gene encoding cilia- and flagella-associated protein 43 isoform X3: protein MNISTTETRWLKFGKSHDFVFVGKETIATASGIYVSFLDLNTRERRIERFDNKERGDGASCLAGHPVRTCSKIVSIHRVSAPILGHGIVSSSWTPEGNLFISDEFGSVWLVAIEANKLYSVVKPKILERQKNKTIVITHKNGVIVVNTNKEITFYKQTSAHWNVTWKFMWSISTFYSIQVGKQHSFKDGILLYSKSGEIFEICTQHDNIPHIEVIYTDEIEYKALFSISQRTDHVATVDRLDRLCIFELLTGKLTSRLSLKHHGEVTGVDSHPTLPISALCSVTGNCILIDITKVSSPKIFNCFHLYGDILDKIKFSRYGKYLGIGNSRTGMIFIIGKRIKQQHVDVLGFIKVAGCITNFLIYEKSDNCFEILVLATFNSSTTSISGNKVIMYTCEISIEFCTRIVCVIDLSRPFKALYHGCKPLDILGVPSLSKQLHQIEIQNNFQDIVLKDALFSMHQLRNIGIYVTDSRVITYGYDGLIIVRDNTELRKVAAILMPHHRSQGGIKLAISSRFGETIVSLGKNGDLVANRIRLPEGKTNLAEVSSVQITIKNFISDPNKLYDQEKETWLDSIIATRLKVEHDEVVLLRTCIMNDLEKLKTQIRQLLDTNESKSSDARLPISAFDLDREFRQRKIKEAQLERDKLYQSLEEDCIQRDQTTSNLREIFWEPLKVKPCALRSIGDDTIVRNYPLVASTRKINDFKIWNRLSSDPDEFLYSYEVYNKSLNEQDYSRRGSTVISDARSSTTNNTESKMHQMAKRWYTITDEDEKLCISGVTTHKWIKDESITSTHQLLIPHDSNLEDILQKDIIIENRERKLKMHFNNVFEEIKCAKECVLKCANERIGRLRYCASQLKAMFGIESVLEPIKIPSWNVEEIPDYVIIVKDDQVFEKHFGQGILKIIEDLEENKNGDTNKFYETALEKMMDGVLELTWEDEVKKEIPVPDCLITKNPSKYTNEDIVTIESYNCKVQALQREREKYKATLQANIVETRDALQKDIAVFNDKLKDLELKKIQIECAILQERFTRIRAIRRHRTMIDGKQEISRLTDEEIAPAMQEARKLTEEYNSLEVIVSELKLRYDGLCKTEKRQEAKFRGEFVELKQPIVEHLFKHYKKRPRVGRLTTTSVTYLMEVARCVASNEKSDVLPSECLDFLKGIDGLDSMPRSLPSQINPDYWRAMCKLRRTKIEMEIKLMTSKVMCCAVEMAEAEQTVSFYQKAIQSADNVVACKKVNLDDTEKSTVQLAQEIKVQLVLKMGQIEVPLRGCPSDYASVVLVTDKELLRVNDCIVETGKRKLTTMHKSMHLRKVVSQHEWQHTCAKMILEDLQRNLKDVREFKITRNVLEFLSSYPCRASLERDYEKMQSNQHVFRNKFRKLLDVERARLKEIKLSMARWRKKNNKILQEIKMKTSDVEERRRVLFDDPRRKKDEESRKMRLAAIARRTRLVMKAEHNYEQLLILHAHLEVLKLRTYPTLQFKTA from the exons ATGAATATTTCAACAACCGAAACAAG ATGGTTGAAGTTTGGAAAATCTCACGACTTCGTCTTTGTGGGGAAAGAAACCATTGCAACGGCTTCTGGCATTTACGTGAGCTTTCTGGATCTGAATACGAGAGAAAGACGCATCGAACGATTCGACAATAAAGAAAGAGGCGATGGTGCGTCGTGTTTGGCTGGCCATCCG GTACGCACGTGCTCGAAAATTGTTAGTATACATCGCGTGAGTGCTCCAATTTTGGGTCATGGAATTGTGTCTTCGTCGTGGACACCGGAAGGAAATCTCTTTATATCGGATGAGTTCGGCAGCGTATGGCTGGTAGCAATCGAAGCTAATAAGTTGTACTCTGTAGTGAAACCAAAAATATTAGAGcgtcaaaaaaataaaacgattgtTATCACTCATAAGAATGGAGTGATAGTAGTGAATACCAATAAGGAAATCACA TTTTACAAACAAACATCTGCACATTGGAACGTGACGTGGAAATTCATGTGGTCGATTTCGACTTTCTATTCTATACAAGTAGGGAAACAACACTCCTTCAAAGATGGAATTTTGCTTTATTCTAAGAGTGGAGAAATTTTCGAAATCTGTACGCAACATGACAACATTCCTCACATAGAAGTTATTTATACGGATGAGATTGAATACAAAGCATTATTTTCTATATCTCAGCGCACAGATCACGTCGCGACTGTAGACCGGTTAGATCGTCTTTGCATTTTCGAGTTACTGACCGGTAAATTGACATCGAGATTATCTCTAAAACATCATGGGGAAG ttACTGGCGTAGATTCACACCCTACTTTACCAATATCTGCATTGTGTAGTGTCACtggtaattgtattttaatcgACATCACGAAAGTTTCATCgcctaaaatttttaactgttTTCATCTTTATGGAGacattttagataaaataaaattttcgcgttaTGGTAAATATTTAGGAATTGGTAATTCTCGAACTGgcatgatatttattattggcaaacGAATTAAACAGCAGCATGTAGACGTTCTAGGATTCATAAAAGTTGCTGGATGT atcactaattttttaatatacgaaaAATCCGACAATTGTTTTGAAATCTTAGTTTTAGCAACATTTAATTCTTCTACAACTTCAATCAGTGGTAACAAAGTGATAATGTACACTTGCGAGATCTCAATAGAATTCTGCACGCGTATCGTTTGCGTGATAGATTTATCAAGACCTTTCAAAGCGCTTTATCACGGATGTAAGCCTTTAGATATATTAGGTGTGCCCTCTTTGTCTAAACAATTACATCAAATAGAAATACAG AATAACTTTCAAGATATCGTCCTGAAAGACGCATTATTTTCCATGCATCAGCTGAGGAATATCGGGATATATGTAACAGACTCTCGAGTCATAACGTATGGATACGATGGCTTGATCATAGTCAGAGATAACACGGAACTTCGCAAAGTGGCCGCAATTTTGATGCCACATCATCGCAGTCAAGGGGGTATAAAACTCGCGATTTCTTCTCGTTTTGGAGAAACAATCGTTTCTCTTGGCAAGAATGGCGATCTTGTTGCCAATCGAATTCG CTTACCGGAGGGAAAAACAAATTTAGCAGAAGTTTCGAGTGTGCaaataacgattaaaaattttatctctgaTCCAAACAAACTGTACGaccaagaaaaagaaacctgGCTGGATAGTATAATCGCTACTAGACTGAAAGTCGAACACGACGAGGTTGTTCTTCTGCGGACTTGTATCATGAACGATCTTGAAAAACTTAAAACGCAA ATACGTCAACTTCTTGATACAAACGAGAGCAAGTCATCGGATGCCCGTTTGCCGATCTCGGCTTTTGATTTAGATCGCGAATTCCGacaacgaaaaataaaagaggcTCAACTCGAACGAGATAAATTGTATCAAAGTCTCGAAGAGGATTGTATTCAACGGGATCAGACGACGTCGAATCTACGTGAGATATTCTGGGAGCCGTTAAAAGTAAAACCATGTGCTCTTAGATCAATTGGTGACGATACAATCGTTCGAAATTATCCTCTCGTCGCATCAACTCGAAAAATAAACGACTTTAAAATATGGAACAGACTTTCTTCAGACCCTgacgaatttttatatag CTATGAAGTATATAACAAATCACTAAATGAACAAGATTATTCAAGACGAGGATCTACTGTAATTTCCGATGCAAGATCTTCAACAACTAACAATACCGAGAGTAAAATGCACCAAATGGCTAAAAGATGGTACACAATTACAGATGAAGACGAAAAATTATGCATATCGGGTGTCACAACACATAAATGGATTAAGGATGAAAGTATAACTTCAACGCATCAGCTATTGATTCCTCATGACAGCAATCTTGAAGATATTCTGCAGAAagatattattattgaaaacaGAGAACGTAAATTAAAG atgCATTTCAATAATGTCTTTGAAGAGATAAAATGCGCAAAGGAATGTGTATTAAAATGTGCAAACGAGCGCATTGGCAGGCTTCGGTATTGTGCATCTCAATTAAAGGCAATGTTCGGGATAGAATCCGTTCTTGAGCCAATTAAGATTCCGTCTTGGAATGTCGAAGAAATACCTGATTACGTAATTATCGTGAAAGATGACCAAGTATTTGAGAAGCATTTCGGAcaaggaatattaaaaataattgaagatctagaagaaaataaaaacggagataccaataaattttatgaaacaGCCCTTGAAAAAATGATGGATGGGGTGTTAGAACTTAC gtGGGAAGATGaggtaaagaaagaaatacctGTGCCCGATTGCCTAATTACGAAGAATCCTTCGAAATACACCAACGAGGACATCGTAACTATCGAATCATATAATTGTAAAGTACAGGCGTTgcaaagagaacgagagaaatatAAGGCAACCCTGCAGGCTAATATTGTAGAAACGAGAG ACGCCCTGCAAAAAGACATTGCCGTGTTCAACGACAAGTTGAAGGATCTGGAgttgaaaaaaatacagattGAATGCGCAATTCTTCAAGAAAGATTCACGAGAATACGAGCGATCCGGAGGCATCGAACCATGATCGACGGCAAGCAAGAAATCTCCCGTCTCACCGACGAGGAGATAGCACCAGCAATGCAAGAGGCACGCAAGCTTACGGAAGAGTACAATTCGTTGGAGGTGATCGTATCAGAGTTGAAACTTCGATATGACGGTCTCTGCAAGACAGAGAAACGGCAGGAGGCCAAATTTCGCGGAGAATTCGTGGAGTTAAAGCAGCCGATAGTGGAACACTTGTTCAAGCATTACAAGAAGCGACCCAGAGTCGGTCGACTGACCACTACGTCTGTCACGTACCTGATGGAGGTGGCGAGATGCGTCGCGAGCAACGAGAAGTCGGACGTCTTACCGTCCGAATGCCTGGACTTTCTCAAAGGCATAGATGGCCTGGACTCGATGCCCCGATCCCTACCGTCGCAAATTAATCCCGATTACTGGCGAGCAATGTGTAAATTGAGGAGAACAAAGATCGAGATGGAAATAAAG CTGATGACATCAAAGGTAATGTGTTGTGCGGTGGAAATGGCCGAGGCGGAACAGACGGTGTCATTTTATCAAAAAGCGATACAGTCGGCTGATAATGTCGTAGCGTGCAAAAAAGTTAACTTGGATGACACGGAGAAATCCACGGTGCAACTCGCACAGGAAATAAAAGTTCAACTTGTCTTGAAAATGGGCCAAATCGAGGTGCCATTGCGAGGTTGTCCCTCCGATTACGCGAGCGTTGTTCTCGTGACGGACAAGGAGCTTTTACGGGTCAACGATTGTATTGTCGAAACCGGGAAACGCAAGCTGACAACGATGCATAAATCCATGCACTTGCGGAAAGTTGTGTCGCAACACGAATGGCAGCATACCTGCGCGAAAATGATATTAGAGGATTTGCAGCGGAACTTGAAAGACGTTCGAGAATTTAAG ATCACGAGAAACGTGCTTGAATTTCTAAGCAGTTATCCTTGCAGGGCAAGTCTAGAAAGAGATTACGAAAAAATGCAATCCAATCAGCACGTATTTCGAAAC aaatttcgtaaattattgGATGTAGAACGAGCGCGtctgaaagaaataaaattatcgatggCCAGGTggagaaaaaagaacaataagaTATTACAGGAGATCAAAATGAAGACGTCGGACGTCGAAGAGCGTCGCAGGGTGTTATTCGACGATCCGCGTCGCAAGAAAGACGAGGAGTCTCGAAAAATGAGACTCGCGGCAATCGCGAGACGTACTAGACTCGTTATGAAAGCAGAGCACAATTATGAGCAGCTGTTAATCTTGCACGCTCACCTCGAGGTTTTAAAGCTGCGCACATATCCGACCTTGCAATTTAAAACCGCATGA
- the LOC139104718 gene encoding cilia- and flagella-associated protein 43 isoform X1 — translation MNISTTETRWLKFGKSHDFVFVGKETIATASGIYVSFLDLNTRERRIERFDNKERGDGASCLAGHPTVSMFSIVERRFNPKILIFMYPTLQSVSKCTLPERVNGYLSCSFAGTEYLASLTSFPDFRLIVWLWKTGERVAMIDTKIDNLVQQIQCSPNPPHLISQYGADDKTLSFYQVRTCSKIVSIHRVSAPILGHGIVSSSWTPEGNLFISDEFGSVWLVAIEANKLYSVVKPKILERQKNKTIVITHKNGVIVVNTNKEITFYKQTSAHWNVTWKFMWSISTFYSIQVGKQHSFKDGILLYSKSGEIFEICTQHDNIPHIEVIYTDEIEYKALFSISQRTDHVATVDRLDRLCIFELLTGKLTSRLSLKHHGEVTGVDSHPTLPISALCSVTGNCILIDITKVSSPKIFNCFHLYGDILDKIKFSRYGKYLGIGNSRTGMIFIIGKRIKQQHVDVLGFIKVAGCITNFLIYEKSDNCFEILVLATFNSSTTSISGNKVIMYTCEISIEFCTRIVCVIDLSRPFKALYHGCKPLDILGVPSLSKQLHQIEIQNNFQDIVLKDALFSMHQLRNIGIYVTDSRVITYGYDGLIIVRDNTELRKVAAILMPHHRSQGGIKLAISSRFGETIVSLGKNGDLVANRIRLPEGKTNLAEVSSVQITIKNFISDPNKLYDQEKETWLDSIIATRLKVEHDEVVLLRTCIMNDLEKLKTQIRQLLDTNESKSSDARLPISAFDLDREFRQRKIKEAQLERDKLYQSLEEDCIQRDQTTSNLREIFWEPLKVKPCALRSIGDDTIVRNYPLVASTRKINDFKIWNRLSSDPDEFLYSYEVYNKSLNEQDYSRRGSTVISDARSSTTNNTESKMHQMAKRWYTITDEDEKLCISGVTTHKWIKDESITSTHQLLIPHDSNLEDILQKDIIIENRERKLKMHFNNVFEEIKCAKECVLKCANERIGRLRYCASQLKAMFGIESVLEPIKIPSWNVEEIPDYVIIVKDDQVFEKHFGQGILKIIEDLEENKNGDTNKFYETALEKMMDGVLELTWEDEVKKEIPVPDCLITKNPSKYTNEDIVTIESYNCKVQALQREREKYKATLQANIVETRDALQKDIAVFNDKLKDLELKKIQIECAILQERFTRIRAIRRHRTMIDGKQEISRLTDEEIAPAMQEARKLTEEYNSLEVIVSELKLRYDGLCKTEKRQEAKFRGEFVELKQPIVEHLFKHYKKRPRVGRLTTTSVTYLMEVARCVASNEKSDVLPSECLDFLKGIDGLDSMPRSLPSQINPDYWRAMCKLRRTKIEMEIKLMTSKVMCCAVEMAEAEQTVSFYQKAIQSADNVVACKKVNLDDTEKSTVQLAQEIKVQLVLKMGQIEVPLRGCPSDYASVVLVTDKELLRVNDCIVETGKRKLTTMHKSMHLRKVVSQHEWQHTCAKMILEDLQRNLKDVREFKITRNVLEFLSSYPCRASLERDYEKMQSNQHVFRNKFRKLLDVERARLKEIKLSMARWRKKNNKILQEIKMKTSDVEERRRVLFDDPRRKKDEESRKMRLAAIARRTRLVMKAEHNYEQLLILHAHLEVLKLRTYPTLQFKTA, via the exons ATGAATATTTCAACAACCGAAACAAG ATGGTTGAAGTTTGGAAAATCTCACGACTTCGTCTTTGTGGGGAAAGAAACCATTGCAACGGCTTCTGGCATTTACGTGAGCTTTCTGGATCTGAATACGAGAGAAAGACGCATCGAACGATTCGACAATAAAGAAAGAGGCGATGGTGCGTCGTGTTTGGCTGGCCATCCG ACGGTTTCCATGTTTTCCATTGTCGAGAGAAGATTTAATcccaaaatattaatattcatgtaTCCGACGCTACAAAGCGTCTCGAAGTGTACACTGCCGGAAAGGGTCAATGGCTATCTGTCCTGTTCTTTTGCTGGCACAGAGTATCTCGCGAGCCTAACTAGTTTTCCTGATTTCCGACTAATTGTGTGGCTTTGGAAAACTGGTGAACGTGTCGCTATGATTGATACAAAGATAGACAATCTTGTTCAACAAATTCA ATGTTCGCCGAATCCTCCACATTTGATTTCGCAATATGGAGCCGACGATAAAACACTTTCGTTCTATCAGGTACGCACGTGCTCGAAAATTGTTAGTATACATCGCGTGAGTGCTCCAATTTTGGGTCATGGAATTGTGTCTTCGTCGTGGACACCGGAAGGAAATCTCTTTATATCGGATGAGTTCGGCAGCGTATGGCTGGTAGCAATCGAAGCTAATAAGTTGTACTCTGTAGTGAAACCAAAAATATTAGAGcgtcaaaaaaataaaacgattgtTATCACTCATAAGAATGGAGTGATAGTAGTGAATACCAATAAGGAAATCACA TTTTACAAACAAACATCTGCACATTGGAACGTGACGTGGAAATTCATGTGGTCGATTTCGACTTTCTATTCTATACAAGTAGGGAAACAACACTCCTTCAAAGATGGAATTTTGCTTTATTCTAAGAGTGGAGAAATTTTCGAAATCTGTACGCAACATGACAACATTCCTCACATAGAAGTTATTTATACGGATGAGATTGAATACAAAGCATTATTTTCTATATCTCAGCGCACAGATCACGTCGCGACTGTAGACCGGTTAGATCGTCTTTGCATTTTCGAGTTACTGACCGGTAAATTGACATCGAGATTATCTCTAAAACATCATGGGGAAG ttACTGGCGTAGATTCACACCCTACTTTACCAATATCTGCATTGTGTAGTGTCACtggtaattgtattttaatcgACATCACGAAAGTTTCATCgcctaaaatttttaactgttTTCATCTTTATGGAGacattttagataaaataaaattttcgcgttaTGGTAAATATTTAGGAATTGGTAATTCTCGAACTGgcatgatatttattattggcaaacGAATTAAACAGCAGCATGTAGACGTTCTAGGATTCATAAAAGTTGCTGGATGT atcactaattttttaatatacgaaaAATCCGACAATTGTTTTGAAATCTTAGTTTTAGCAACATTTAATTCTTCTACAACTTCAATCAGTGGTAACAAAGTGATAATGTACACTTGCGAGATCTCAATAGAATTCTGCACGCGTATCGTTTGCGTGATAGATTTATCAAGACCTTTCAAAGCGCTTTATCACGGATGTAAGCCTTTAGATATATTAGGTGTGCCCTCTTTGTCTAAACAATTACATCAAATAGAAATACAG AATAACTTTCAAGATATCGTCCTGAAAGACGCATTATTTTCCATGCATCAGCTGAGGAATATCGGGATATATGTAACAGACTCTCGAGTCATAACGTATGGATACGATGGCTTGATCATAGTCAGAGATAACACGGAACTTCGCAAAGTGGCCGCAATTTTGATGCCACATCATCGCAGTCAAGGGGGTATAAAACTCGCGATTTCTTCTCGTTTTGGAGAAACAATCGTTTCTCTTGGCAAGAATGGCGATCTTGTTGCCAATCGAATTCG CTTACCGGAGGGAAAAACAAATTTAGCAGAAGTTTCGAGTGTGCaaataacgattaaaaattttatctctgaTCCAAACAAACTGTACGaccaagaaaaagaaacctgGCTGGATAGTATAATCGCTACTAGACTGAAAGTCGAACACGACGAGGTTGTTCTTCTGCGGACTTGTATCATGAACGATCTTGAAAAACTTAAAACGCAA ATACGTCAACTTCTTGATACAAACGAGAGCAAGTCATCGGATGCCCGTTTGCCGATCTCGGCTTTTGATTTAGATCGCGAATTCCGacaacgaaaaataaaagaggcTCAACTCGAACGAGATAAATTGTATCAAAGTCTCGAAGAGGATTGTATTCAACGGGATCAGACGACGTCGAATCTACGTGAGATATTCTGGGAGCCGTTAAAAGTAAAACCATGTGCTCTTAGATCAATTGGTGACGATACAATCGTTCGAAATTATCCTCTCGTCGCATCAACTCGAAAAATAAACGACTTTAAAATATGGAACAGACTTTCTTCAGACCCTgacgaatttttatatag CTATGAAGTATATAACAAATCACTAAATGAACAAGATTATTCAAGACGAGGATCTACTGTAATTTCCGATGCAAGATCTTCAACAACTAACAATACCGAGAGTAAAATGCACCAAATGGCTAAAAGATGGTACACAATTACAGATGAAGACGAAAAATTATGCATATCGGGTGTCACAACACATAAATGGATTAAGGATGAAAGTATAACTTCAACGCATCAGCTATTGATTCCTCATGACAGCAATCTTGAAGATATTCTGCAGAAagatattattattgaaaacaGAGAACGTAAATTAAAG atgCATTTCAATAATGTCTTTGAAGAGATAAAATGCGCAAAGGAATGTGTATTAAAATGTGCAAACGAGCGCATTGGCAGGCTTCGGTATTGTGCATCTCAATTAAAGGCAATGTTCGGGATAGAATCCGTTCTTGAGCCAATTAAGATTCCGTCTTGGAATGTCGAAGAAATACCTGATTACGTAATTATCGTGAAAGATGACCAAGTATTTGAGAAGCATTTCGGAcaaggaatattaaaaataattgaagatctagaagaaaataaaaacggagataccaataaattttatgaaacaGCCCTTGAAAAAATGATGGATGGGGTGTTAGAACTTAC gtGGGAAGATGaggtaaagaaagaaatacctGTGCCCGATTGCCTAATTACGAAGAATCCTTCGAAATACACCAACGAGGACATCGTAACTATCGAATCATATAATTGTAAAGTACAGGCGTTgcaaagagaacgagagaaatatAAGGCAACCCTGCAGGCTAATATTGTAGAAACGAGAG ACGCCCTGCAAAAAGACATTGCCGTGTTCAACGACAAGTTGAAGGATCTGGAgttgaaaaaaatacagattGAATGCGCAATTCTTCAAGAAAGATTCACGAGAATACGAGCGATCCGGAGGCATCGAACCATGATCGACGGCAAGCAAGAAATCTCCCGTCTCACCGACGAGGAGATAGCACCAGCAATGCAAGAGGCACGCAAGCTTACGGAAGAGTACAATTCGTTGGAGGTGATCGTATCAGAGTTGAAACTTCGATATGACGGTCTCTGCAAGACAGAGAAACGGCAGGAGGCCAAATTTCGCGGAGAATTCGTGGAGTTAAAGCAGCCGATAGTGGAACACTTGTTCAAGCATTACAAGAAGCGACCCAGAGTCGGTCGACTGACCACTACGTCTGTCACGTACCTGATGGAGGTGGCGAGATGCGTCGCGAGCAACGAGAAGTCGGACGTCTTACCGTCCGAATGCCTGGACTTTCTCAAAGGCATAGATGGCCTGGACTCGATGCCCCGATCCCTACCGTCGCAAATTAATCCCGATTACTGGCGAGCAATGTGTAAATTGAGGAGAACAAAGATCGAGATGGAAATAAAG CTGATGACATCAAAGGTAATGTGTTGTGCGGTGGAAATGGCCGAGGCGGAACAGACGGTGTCATTTTATCAAAAAGCGATACAGTCGGCTGATAATGTCGTAGCGTGCAAAAAAGTTAACTTGGATGACACGGAGAAATCCACGGTGCAACTCGCACAGGAAATAAAAGTTCAACTTGTCTTGAAAATGGGCCAAATCGAGGTGCCATTGCGAGGTTGTCCCTCCGATTACGCGAGCGTTGTTCTCGTGACGGACAAGGAGCTTTTACGGGTCAACGATTGTATTGTCGAAACCGGGAAACGCAAGCTGACAACGATGCATAAATCCATGCACTTGCGGAAAGTTGTGTCGCAACACGAATGGCAGCATACCTGCGCGAAAATGATATTAGAGGATTTGCAGCGGAACTTGAAAGACGTTCGAGAATTTAAG ATCACGAGAAACGTGCTTGAATTTCTAAGCAGTTATCCTTGCAGGGCAAGTCTAGAAAGAGATTACGAAAAAATGCAATCCAATCAGCACGTATTTCGAAAC aaatttcgtaaattattgGATGTAGAACGAGCGCGtctgaaagaaataaaattatcgatggCCAGGTggagaaaaaagaacaataagaTATTACAGGAGATCAAAATGAAGACGTCGGACGTCGAAGAGCGTCGCAGGGTGTTATTCGACGATCCGCGTCGCAAGAAAGACGAGGAGTCTCGAAAAATGAGACTCGCGGCAATCGCGAGACGTACTAGACTCGTTATGAAAGCAGAGCACAATTATGAGCAGCTGTTAATCTTGCACGCTCACCTCGAGGTTTTAAAGCTGCGCACATATCCGACCTTGCAATTTAAAACCGCATGA